From Pseudomonadota bacterium, one genomic window encodes:
- a CDS encoding multidrug effflux MFS transporter — translation MASHTTRFFDRSTPPHVATLVVLAGVGAIGMNVFLPSLPGIARHFDAEYAVAGLAVSLYLAATGALQLVFGPLSDRYGRRPALIAGFVLMLVGSFVCLAAPTIEWFLFGRVVQGCGIVGLVVSRAAIRDLYGQAEAASVIGYVTMGMAVVPMLAPAIGGFLEEAYGWQASFWLMVATAALAVVFCFFDAGETNRHRSDSIGAQFRGYPELVRSRRFWGYCGTMAFASGGFFAFLGGAPYVAETHLGLKPSVYGLYFGITAFGYMAGNYITGRFARSLGVGPMLRYGNATMLAGPALSLAFHYLGVHHPAAYFVPLILLGVGNGMTLPSASAGMISVRPKLAGSAAGLGGSLQIGGGAALSMLAGVLLGPETGPAPLFWLMLATGAAAFFAMRYTLAVEREFEPGD, via the coding sequence ATGGCATCGCACACCACCCGATTCTTCGATCGCAGCACGCCGCCGCACGTCGCCACCCTCGTGGTGTTGGCCGGGGTCGGCGCGATCGGCATGAACGTGTTCCTGCCGTCCCTGCCCGGCATCGCGCGGCATTTCGACGCCGAGTACGCGGTTGCCGGACTTGCAGTGTCGCTCTACCTCGCTGCCACCGGCGCCCTGCAGTTGGTGTTCGGCCCCTTGAGCGACCGCTACGGTCGCCGGCCGGCGCTGATAGCGGGTTTCGTGCTGATGCTGGTCGGCAGCTTCGTGTGCCTCGCAGCCCCGACCATCGAGTGGTTTCTTTTCGGCCGTGTGGTGCAGGGCTGCGGCATCGTCGGTCTGGTGGTCAGCCGCGCCGCCATCCGCGACCTCTACGGCCAGGCCGAGGCCGCGAGTGTCATCGGCTACGTGACCATGGGCATGGCGGTGGTCCCGATGCTCGCACCGGCCATCGGCGGTTTCCTCGAAGAAGCCTACGGTTGGCAGGCGAGCTTCTGGCTGATGGTCGCCACCGCCGCGCTCGCCGTGGTGTTCTGCTTTTTCGACGCTGGCGAGACCAACCGGCACCGCAGCGACAGCATCGGGGCGCAATTTCGAGGTTACCCGGAGCTGGTGCGCAGCCGGCGATTCTGGGGCTACTGCGGCACAATGGCCTTCGCCTCGGGCGGCTTCTTCGCCTTCCTCGGCGGCGCGCCCTACGTGGCCGAGACCCACCTCGGACTCAAACCGTCTGTTTACGGCTTGTATTTCGGTATCACGGCCTTCGGTTACATGGCAGGCAACTACATCACCGGGCGGTTCGCCCGCTCGCTCGGTGTCGGCCCGATGCTGCGCTACGGCAACGCCACCATGCTGGCCGGCCCCGCGCTGTCGCTCGCCTTCCACTACCTCGGCGTGCACCACCCCGCGGCCTACTTCGTGCCGCTGATCCTGCTGGGCGTCGGCAACGGCATGACCCTGCCGAGCGCCAGCGCCGGCATGATCAGCGTGCGCCCGAAGCTCGCGGGCTCGGCAGCCGGGCTCGGCGGTAGCCTGCAAATCGGCGGCGGTGCGGCGCTGTCGATGCTGGCCGGCGTGTTGCTCGGGCCAGAGACCGGGCCGGCACCGCTGTTCTGGTTGATGCTCGCCACCGGCGCCGCTGCGTTTTTCGCGATGCGTTACACCCTCGCGGTGGAACGCGAATTCGAACCGGGCGACTGA
- a CDS encoding GNAT family protein yields MADHHSNALGQPIGAPLGDWQPPAWPAHEALCGAWAQLEPLSADRHAAALFAAYAEDVDGRNWTYLPYGPFSDVDAFSAWVRANTRAPDPQFYAVRERRTERVLGVASFLRIAPEAGTIEVGHIHFAPAAQRTPVSTDAMYLMMAHVFAAGFRRYEWKCDALNQASCAAAARLGFRFEGTWRQATHYKSRNRDTAWFAVVDRDWPALDAAYRRWLHPDNFDAEGRQRQALSALTAISPPEAETTP; encoded by the coding sequence ATGGCGGACCACCACAGCAATGCACTCGGGCAACCGATCGGTGCACCGCTCGGCGACTGGCAGCCGCCAGCGTGGCCCGCGCACGAGGCGCTGTGCGGCGCCTGGGCGCAGCTCGAACCGCTCAGTGCGGATCGGCACGCGGCCGCGCTCTTCGCCGCTTACGCCGAGGATGTCGATGGCCGCAACTGGACCTACTTGCCGTACGGACCCTTCAGTGATGTCGACGCGTTCTCGGCCTGGGTGCGCGCGAACACGCGCGCGCCAGACCCGCAGTTCTACGCCGTGCGCGAGCGGCGCACCGAGCGGGTGCTGGGTGTCGCAAGCTTCCTGCGGATCGCACCGGAGGCCGGCACGATCGAGGTCGGCCACATCCACTTCGCACCCGCCGCGCAGCGCACGCCCGTCTCGACCGACGCGATGTACCTGATGATGGCGCACGTCTTCGCCGCGGGCTTCCGACGCTACGAGTGGAAGTGCGACGCACTCAACCAGGCGTCGTGCGCCGCCGCGGCGCGGCTCGGCTTCCGCTTCGAGGGCACATGGCGGCAGGCCACCCACTACAAGAGCCGCAACCGCGACACCGCGTGGTTTGCCGTCGTGGACCGGGACTGGCCGGCGCTCGACGCCGCCTACCGGCGGTGGCTGCACCCGGACAACTTCGATGCCGAAGGCCGACAGCGACAGGCGCTGTCCGCGCTGACGGCCATTTCACCCCCTGAAGCGGAGACGACACCGTGA
- the arfB gene encoding alternative ribosome rescue aminoacyl-tRNA hydrolase ArfB has product MPLHITDTVTLADWELVERFQRAGGPGGQHVNKVSTAVELRFAAASSPHLPAWAKQQLKRLAGHRWTQHGEVVLVADNHRSQLRNREAARERLAELVRAALERPKVRRKTRPTKASQERRLKAKSVRSKLKASRRRTDD; this is encoded by the coding sequence ATGCCGCTCCACATCACAGACACTGTGACACTTGCCGACTGGGAACTGGTCGAACGCTTTCAACGGGCCGGCGGGCCTGGCGGCCAGCACGTCAACAAAGTGTCAACAGCGGTCGAGCTGCGATTCGCGGCGGCGAGCTCACCGCACTTGCCAGCCTGGGCCAAGCAGCAACTCAAGCGCCTGGCCGGTCACCGTTGGACGCAACACGGCGAGGTCGTGCTCGTGGCCGACAACCACCGCAGCCAGTTGCGCAACCGCGAAGCCGCGCGCGAGCGCCTCGCAGAGCTGGTGCGCGCGGCGCTCGAACGGCCAAAAGTGCGGCGAAAGACCCGCCCGACCAAAGCCAGCCAGGAACGCCGGCTCAAGGCCAAATCCGTACGCAGCAAGCTCAAGGCAAGCCGCCGGCGCACGGACGACTGA